A stretch of the Ptiloglossa arizonensis isolate GNS036 chromosome 1, iyPtiAriz1_principal, whole genome shotgun sequence genome encodes the following:
- the Tcs3 gene encoding putative tRNA N6-adenosine threonylcarbamoyltransferase Tcs3: MVIAIGFEGSANKLGIGIIQDQNVLSNVRHTYITPPGEGFLPRETAQHHRKHVLDVLQKALDEAKVTLKDVDVICYTKGPGMGAPLTVAALVARTIAQLHDKPMVAVNHCIGHIEMGRLITGSINPTVLYVSGGNTQIIAYSRQKYRIFGETIDIAVGNCLDRFARLLKLSNDPSPGYNIEQLAKKGKKLAQLPYVVKGMDVSFSGILSYIEEHLPTWLELKEFTPEDLCFSLQETVFAMLIEITERAMAHVNSSEVLIVGGVGCNVRLQNMMEIMCKERNATLHATDERFCIDNGVMIAVAGLLQYKSSGYTPWTQTTCVQRYRTDDVHVSWRE, from the exons atggtaattgCTATTGGATTTGAAGGTAGTGCGAATAAATTAGGTATCGGAATTATTCAAGATCAAAATGTTTTGTCAAATGTACGACATACCTATATTACACCTCCAGGTGAAG GATTTCTACCTCGTGAAACTGCACAACATCACAGAAAACATGTTCTTGACGTTCTACAAAAAGCATTGGATGAAGCTAAAGTAACATTAAAAGATGTAGATGTGATATGTTATACAAAAGGACCAGGAATGGGAGCACCATTAACGGTTGCTGCACTAGTTGCAAGGACAATTGCTCAATTACACGATAAACCAATGGTTGCAGTAAATCATTGTATTGGTCATATAGAAATGGGACGATTAATCACAGGAAGTATAAATCCTACCGTTTTATATGTTTCTGGTGGCAATACACAAATTATTGCATACTCTCGACAAAAGTATCGCATTTTTGGTGAAACAATAGATATTGCTGTTGGAAATTGTTTGGATCGTTTTGCAAGATTGTTAAAACTTTCAAATGATCCAAGCCCTGGTTATAATATAGAACAGTTAGCAAAGAA GGGAAAAAAGTTAGCTCAATTACCCTATGTAGTGAAAGGAATGGATGTATCTTTTTCTGGTATCTTAAGCTACATAGAAGAACATCTTCCTACATGGCTTGAATTAAAAGAATTTACTCCAGAAGATTTATGTTTCTCTTTACAAGAAACAGTATTCGCCATGTTAATTGAAATTACAG AACGAGCAATGGCCCATGTAAATTCATCCGAAGTGTTAATTGTTGGTGGAGTAGGATGCAATGTAAGATTACAGAATATGATGGAAATTATGtgcaaagaaagaaatgcaacCCTTCATGCTACGGATGAACGATTCTGTATAGATAATGGTGTAATGATTGCTGTGGCAGGATTACTTCAGTATAAAAGCAGTGGATATACTCCCTGGACACAAACAACTTGTGTACAGAGGTATCGGACAGATGATGTGCATGTTTCTTGGAGAGAATAA
- the LOC143149041 gene encoding uncharacterized protein LOC143149041 encodes MSRDYDRRRGGSGSGSSSSKLRMDTNVSQPRPHGENSGKRRELDSVMRKARESQSSYWNKKLLEVEERDPNRWRHSGYKELYVGGTASGEPSRGHPRSPRSPRPRSPHSPRPRSPRTRSPRSPRERSHTRGRPARSPSTGSTCSDRSCSVCSPKERRRIAQPSRSRSRSLTPVRTRAHPKEVVPSSSRVIPTRTRPRSPPLPRPRTPPPAPQPPPRHQKDYKTIKEKEAKVRRKEKHHTRIPEDPRVPDPIPLMRKPVKVEKTHSSHGATQMIRPPPESSPSEDSDSSSTTSHVGPPRMTLSERFGKMAQWSVDRRDMENMRITKDGENAMKVVIEGEERIARLGYDSPPPGHYPESLLAQGPRGLECWDDVRVRYDYYKARGYLRHLTLDDYIKWEEWWYKYQEWLEAERFYEQWASSNRPTGGSRKRRGRRNNAVH; translated from the exons ATGTCACGGGACTATGATAGGCGAAGAGGAGGTAGCGGTAGTGGTAGCAGCTCTAGTAAGTTACGGATGGATACCAATGTATCACAGCCCAGACCACACGGTGAAAATTCTGGAAAGCGGAGAGAATTAGATAGTGTAATGCGGAAAGCTCGTGAGTCTCAATCAAGTTATTGGAATAAGAAGCTTTTGGAGGTAGAGGAGCGAGACCCAAACAGATGGAGACATAGTGGATATAAGGAGTTGTATGTTGGAGGCACAGCAAGTGGAGAACCCAGCAGAGGACACCCTCGCAGTCCAAGAAGTCCTAGACCTAGGAGTCCACATAGTCCAAGACCCCGCAGTCCTCGAACTAGAAGTCCACGTTCACCTCGTGAGAGATCACATACCCGAGGAAGACCTGCACGCAGTCCAAGTACAGGCAGTACTTGTTCTGATCGATCATGCAGTGTCTGTTCACCAAAAGAACGGCGACGCATTGCTCAGCCTTCTCGTTCGCGTTCAAGATCGCTCACACCAGTTCGGACTCGAGCACATCCGAAAGAAGTAGTACCGTCAAGTTCACGAGTAATACCGACTCGAACTAGACCACGATCACCTCCTTTGCCACGTCCACGCACACCTCCACCTGCACCACAACCTCCACCACGTCATCAAAAGGACTACAAAACAATTAAAGAAAAGGAAGCTAAAGTTCGACGCAAAGAAAAGCATCATACTAGAATCCCAGAGGATCCACGAGTCCCAGATCCAATTCCATTG ATGCGTAAACCTGTAAAGGTAGAAAAAACTCATTCAAGTCATGGAGCAACTCAAATGATTAGGCCTCCACCTGAATCCTCACCTAGTGAAGACAGCGATAGTTCTTCCACTACATCGCATGTTGGTCCACCTAGAATGACATTATCAGAACG CTTTGGTAAAATGGCACAATGGAGCGTAGATCGCCGTGACATGGAAAACATGCGTATCACAAAGGATGGAGAAAATGCAATGAAAGTTGTAATAGAGGGTGAAGAAAGAATTGCAAGATTAGGATATGATTCTCCACCGCCAGGACATTATCCTGAATCGCTTTTAGCACAAGGACCAAGAGGTCTAGAATGTTGGGACGATGTTCGTGTTAGATACGATTATTATAAAGCGAGGGGATATCTTCGACACCTCACTTTAGATGACTATATAAAGTGGGAAGAATGGTGGTATAAATATCAAGAATGGTTAGAAGCGGAACGTTTTTATGAACAATGGGCCTCTTCAAACCGTCCTACTGGTGGAAGTCGCAAGAGACGCGGTCGACGTAATAATGCTGTTCACTGA